The following coding sequences lie in one Calothrix sp. NIES-2098 genomic window:
- a CDS encoding transposase Tn3 family protein, whose translation MVTSIERTAYPRFKRQLTPKELTEIYTPNKSEIAFAYATTKGESNILNLVCLLKSFQRLGYFPSVIEIPLKIVNHIRSNLKFSVDTVLGYENRKTMYRHRTAIREYLQVNQFNQTGLHIAIKAVNESATVMDNPADLMNVAIAELVKNRYELPGFNTLNRLVRRVRNVVNQRLFSLVLSRISSDYQERLLDLLERHPLEYQTSFNSLKQLPKSPTRNNINDFIVHLIWLDSLGDVKPILKDITTAKIHHFAAEVRVLDAHEIKDFSLSKRITLILCLIYAAQVTARDSLVEMFLKQMRSINNDATKELELIKKRIQETQEKLVGVLTNVIHVFMEENQLNHEPVSSHPEIEATDSYSSNSPEQILELNLSTELLTNQGISLFHKLNNVFIQDGGAEQLLSECEAMNAYRGNNHLPLIWKFYKNHRRTFFRLVKALEFKSTTNEQSVIEALQFVLDNSHRRGEFLKASIELDFISEQWRKLVVVKRGEKTKLVRRHFEACIFYYLAAELRSGDICVVGSEDYADYREQLLPWSECLPLVDQYCENLGFPNTASFFTLTLKSWLTDTAAAVDAGYPNNHQFIINDEGEPILKKYQRNELSVAAIALIEKIEEQFPERNLIDILRNVDYWTNFTRHFGPLSGSDPKIERATERYLLTTFTYGCNLGPTQAARHMRGIVTAKELAFVNRRHVTVDKLNAALVDIINRYNALNLPSVWGDGKSAAADGTKYELYEENLLSEYHIRYGGYGGIAYHHVSDTYVALFSQFISCGTWEAVHIIEGLLKNSSDIQPDTIHADTHGQSTPVFALAHMLGIKLMPRIRNWKDLNFYRPDKETVYQHIDSLFCETVDWKRIETHWQDILQVVLSIQTGKVSSAILLRKLGNYSRKNRLYQAFQELGQVVRTVFLLQYISDMQLRKEITAVTNIVEAYHKFSKWFFFGGFGVVMKNDPIEQEKVIKYKDLVANAVLFQNVVDLTDILRNLQKQGYLISREDVAVVSPYITAHVKRFGDYLIDMETVPPSLDEVESLVLA comes from the coding sequence ATGGTGACATCGATAGAACGTACCGCTTACCCTCGATTTAAGCGTCAATTAACCCCCAAAGAACTCACCGAGATTTACACACCCAACAAGAGTGAAATTGCTTTTGCTTACGCAACAACTAAAGGTGAAAGTAATATTCTTAACTTAGTATGTCTATTAAAATCATTCCAGCGACTAGGTTACTTTCCTTCGGTAATAGAAATTCCTCTGAAAATAGTTAATCATATTCGCAGCAATTTAAAATTCTCAGTTGATACTGTTTTGGGTTATGAAAATCGCAAAACAATGTATCGGCACCGGACTGCTATCCGCGAATATCTCCAGGTAAATCAATTTAATCAAACTGGGCTACATATAGCTATAAAAGCAGTGAATGAATCGGCGACTGTTATGGATAATCCTGCTGATTTAATGAATGTAGCCATTGCTGAATTAGTTAAAAATAGATATGAATTACCAGGGTTTAACACATTAAATAGATTAGTCCGTCGAGTGAGAAATGTAGTAAACCAAAGATTATTTTCCCTCGTACTGAGTCGCATCTCGTCAGATTACCAAGAACGCTTGCTGGACTTGTTAGAGCGTCATCCACTTGAGTATCAAACCTCATTCAACAGCCTGAAGCAACTACCTAAAAGCCCTACCCGTAACAATATCAATGACTTTATTGTACATTTAATCTGGCTAGATTCTTTGGGTGATGTTAAGCCAATACTAAAGGATATTACCACTGCCAAAATTCACCATTTTGCTGCCGAAGTACGGGTATTAGATGCCCATGAAATCAAGGATTTTAGTTTATCCAAACGGATTACTTTGATTTTATGCTTAATTTATGCGGCGCAAGTTACAGCGCGAGATAGTTTGGTTGAGATGTTTTTAAAACAAATGCGCTCAATCAATAATGACGCTACAAAAGAATTAGAACTCATCAAAAAGAGAATTCAAGAAACACAAGAGAAATTAGTTGGTGTGTTGACTAATGTCATCCATGTTTTTATGGAGGAAAATCAATTAAATCATGAACCAGTATCCTCTCACCCAGAGATTGAAGCAACCGATAGTTATTCATCTAATTCTCCAGAGCAGATACTGGAATTAAATCTCTCTACTGAGCTACTAACAAATCAGGGAATATCTCTGTTTCATAAACTAAATAATGTATTTATTCAAGACGGAGGAGCAGAGCAACTGCTTTCGGAATGTGAGGCGATGAATGCTTATAGGGGTAATAATCATCTTCCTCTAATTTGGAAATTTTATAAAAATCACCGTCGGACATTTTTTCGCTTAGTAAAAGCATTAGAGTTCAAATCAACTACTAACGAACAAAGTGTTATCGAGGCATTACAATTTGTCCTAGATAATTCTCATCGTCGAGGAGAATTTCTCAAAGCAAGTATTGAACTAGATTTTATTTCAGAACAGTGGCGAAAATTAGTTGTAGTCAAGCGAGGAGAGAAAACCAAATTAGTTCGTCGGCACTTCGAGGCTTGTATTTTTTATTACTTAGCAGCCGAATTAAGGTCAGGAGATATCTGCGTTGTTGGTAGTGAAGATTACGCCGACTACCGCGAACAATTACTACCTTGGTCAGAGTGTTTGCCGTTAGTTGACCAATACTGTGAGAATTTAGGCTTTCCTAATACCGCTTCTTTTTTTACCTTGACACTAAAATCTTGGTTGACGGACACGGCAGCGGCGGTGGATGCAGGTTATCCCAATAACCACCAATTTATTATTAATGATGAAGGCGAACCCATACTCAAAAAGTATCAGCGTAACGAGTTGAGTGTTGCGGCCATTGCCTTAATAGAGAAAATCGAAGAACAATTTCCAGAAAGAAATTTAATCGATATCCTCAGAAATGTTGACTACTGGACGAATTTTACCCGTCACTTTGGGCCGCTGTCAGGTTCAGATCCTAAAATTGAACGTGCGACGGAACGTTATCTTTTAACGACGTTTACTTATGGTTGCAATTTGGGGCCGACTCAAGCGGCGAGACATATGCGAGGCATTGTCACCGCGAAGGAACTGGCATTTGTCAACCGTCGCCATGTGACTGTGGATAAGCTCAATGCAGCATTGGTGGATATTATTAACCGCTATAATGCTTTAAATCTGCCGTCAGTTTGGGGTGATGGTAAGAGTGCGGCGGCAGATGGAACAAAGTATGAACTCTACGAAGAGAATTTACTGTCTGAGTATCATATTCGCTATGGGGGCTACGGAGGAATAGCTTACCACCATGTCTCTGATACCTATGTGGCTTTATTTAGCCAGTTTATTTCTTGTGGCACTTGGGAGGCTGTTCATATCATCGAGGGGTTGTTAAAAAACTCTTCCGATATTCAACCCGATACAATTCATGCTGATACCCACGGTCAATCAACACCTGTGTTTGCATTGGCACATATGTTGGGAATTAAGTTAATGCCTCGGATTCGTAATTGGAAAGATTTAAATTTTTATCGTCCTGATAAAGAGACTGTTTATCAACATATTGATTCTTTGTTCTGTGAAACTGTTGATTGGAAGCGGATAGAAACTCATTGGCAAGATATTTTACAGGTAGTTCTATCAATCCAAACAGGTAAAGTATCAAGCGCAATTTTATTGCGTAAATTGGGTAATTATAGCCGTAAAAATAGGTTATATCAGGCTTTTCAGGAATTAGGACAAGTAGTAAGAACTGTTTTTTTGCTGCAATACATATCGGATATGCAGCTGAGAAAAGAAATTACTGCTGTGACGAATATTGTGGAGGCTTATCATAAATTCTCGAAGTGGTTTTTCTTTGGTGGCTTTGGAGTTGTGATGAAGAATGACCCAATTGAACAGGAAAAGGTAATTAAGTATAAGGATTTAGTAGCAAATGCTGTTTTGTTCCAAAATGTTGTTGATTTAACTGATATACTGCGAAATTTACAGAAGCAGGGATATTTGATTAGTCGTGAGGATGTGGCGGTTGTGAGTCCTTATATTACGGCTCATGTTAAGCGGTTTGGTGATTACCTAATTGATATGGAGACTGTGCCACCCTCATTGGATGAGGTCGAAAGTTTAGTGCTTGCTTAA
- a CDS encoding cytochrome P450 — MTIKQIEKLKTPKFIQQIESTLKPLDFLERCAKNYGDIFFTNSFGNIETLVVSHPQDLQELFNPPKKNLDAPGAANEIFKPQIGENSLIVQDGERHQKQRKLMMPPLHGEQMFNYGQQICEITQQVIQQLKLGENFIARHLSENITMKIILKIVFGIDEGLNFENLKTLMTSWLNLTNSPLGASLLLFPALQKDLGSWSPWGRYLSLRQQIDKILMSEIWKRRQQSQPNRFDILSLLMQAKYEDGQSMSDAELRDNLLALLVAGHETTATAIAWALYWIHQQPEVYEKMLHELQGLKTPDPLTITQLPYLTAICQETLRIYPVVLFTFPRVTLRSVNLRGYDVPAGTYVTPCIYLTHRREDLYPQPNKFQPERFINRKYSSYEFWPFGGGSRQCLGQVFALFEMKLILATIMLNYQLKLEDKYPVNPARRGFLLAPQGGVKMSIVAKQVAA; from the coding sequence ATGACAATCAAGCAAATTGAAAAACTTAAAACTCCTAAATTTATCCAACAAATTGAATCTACCCTAAAACCGTTAGATTTTTTGGAACGTTGTGCTAAAAATTATGGAGATATTTTTTTTACTAATTCTTTTGGCAACATAGAGACTTTAGTTGTTAGCCATCCGCAAGACCTTCAAGAGTTATTTAATCCTCCCAAAAAAAATCTTGATGCTCCAGGTGCTGCCAATGAAATCTTCAAACCTCAAATTGGCGAAAACTCATTAATTGTGCAAGATGGAGAACGTCATCAGAAACAGCGCAAGCTAATGATGCCTCCCTTGCATGGAGAACAAATGTTCAATTATGGGCAACAAATTTGTGAGATTACTCAACAAGTAATACAACAACTCAAACTAGGTGAAAATTTTATTGCTCGTCATTTGAGTGAAAACATTACCATGAAGATTATTTTAAAAATAGTCTTTGGTATTGATGAGGGGTTAAACTTTGAAAATTTGAAAACCTTAATGACAAGTTGGTTAAATTTAACTAATTCACCACTTGGTGCTAGTCTTTTATTGTTCCCGGCTTTACAGAAAGATTTAGGCTCTTGGAGTCCTTGGGGAAGATATCTGAGTTTGCGACAACAGATTGATAAAATACTGATGTCAGAAATATGGAAGCGTCGCCAACAATCGCAACCAAATCGTTTTGATATTCTGAGTTTGCTAATGCAGGCAAAATATGAAGATGGACAGAGCATGAGTGATGCCGAATTAAGAGATAATCTCTTAGCTTTACTTGTTGCTGGACACGAAACGACTGCTACTGCAATTGCTTGGGCTTTATACTGGATTCATCAACAACCGGAAGTCTATGAGAAAATGTTACATGAGTTACAAGGTTTAAAGACTCCCGATCCACTCACAATTACTCAACTTCCTTATTTGACAGCAATTTGTCAAGAAACCTTACGGATTTACCCTGTAGTTCTTTTCACTTTTCCCAGAGTTACTCTCCGCTCTGTTAATTTAAGGGGATATGATGTTCCTGCTGGGACATATGTGACACCTTGTATTTATCTAACTCATCGTCGAGAAGATTTATATCCTCAACCAAACAAATTTCAACCAGAAAGGTTTATTAATCGTAAATACTCATCTTATGAATTTTGGCCTTTTGGTGGAGGTTCTCGTCAATGTCTAGGTCAAGTATTTGCTCTGTTTGAAATGAAATTAATTCTGGCGACGATTATGTTAAATTATCAATTAAAATTAGAAGATAAATATCCTGTTAATCCTGCACGTCGAGGTTTTTTATTGGCACCTCAAGGTGGTGTAAAAATGAGTATTGTGGCAAAACAAGTAGCTGCCTAG
- a CDS encoding transcriptional regulatory protein TetR family, which translates to MSNISSLKTDSEDGKPRHSKGQTSRATILLTAAKLATIKGLNGLSLGTLAAEVGMSKSGLYAHFKDKQELELATIETAALIFESEVLQPAMQAQEGTERLKVVVNAFLSHLERKVFPGGCFFAAVAAELDTRPGPARDRVVEVLDKWMSLLKQCILDARVLSEIDPNADVAQTVFEIEAMLLAANFLFVMRDDPIHLNQARRGIENVLARLSI; encoded by the coding sequence ATGAGTAATATTTCGTCATTAAAAACCGATTCAGAAGACGGCAAGCCTCGCCACTCAAAAGGCCAGACTAGTCGCGCCACTATTCTGCTAACTGCGGCGAAGTTAGCAACAATCAAGGGACTGAATGGCTTATCGCTTGGGACTCTAGCTGCTGAAGTGGGGATGAGCAAGAGTGGACTCTACGCCCACTTCAAAGACAAACAAGAACTAGAGTTAGCGACGATTGAAACGGCAGCCTTGATTTTTGAGAGTGAAGTACTTCAGCCTGCGATGCAAGCACAGGAAGGAACTGAACGGCTGAAGGTAGTAGTTAATGCATTTCTTTCCCATCTCGAACGCAAAGTTTTTCCGGGTGGGTGTTTTTTTGCCGCAGTCGCCGCAGAACTCGACACGCGCCCGGGGCCAGCCCGCGATCGCGTCGTCGAAGTGCTAGACAAGTGGATGTCATTATTGAAGCAGTGCATCCTTGATGCACGGGTTCTCAGCGAGATAGATCCCAACGCGGACGTTGCTCAGACAGTCTTTGAAATCGAAGCCATGCTCTTGGCTGCGAATTTCCTCTTTGTGATGAGAGATGACCCGATTCATCTCAACCAAGCGCGCAGGGGGATAGAAAATGTATTAGCACGACTCTCTATTTAG
- a CDS encoding antirestriction protein has product MNLFSNTLIFHSEQDAQLVAQQVYNCHQEGNVLICPIQEQRAVDLAINLADVALPIIEGTSCLLPFPKHKRECQDDDTPQIYVACLSAYNNGFLHGMWIDCTQDASDIQEDIEWMLSWSPCRNYEACEEFAIHDFQNWYGIHLSEYESIEKLAELAQILSEYGAAYAAYYEYDSSEASVEDFQEHYWGEYESEEDFVYDQLEQQGLIKNLEDMGISSFYLNWSAIARDWFIDSYYSVEESYNKVYVFSRH; this is encoded by the coding sequence ATGAATTTGTTTTCTAATACCCTAATATTTCACTCAGAACAAGATGCTCAATTAGTTGCCCAACAAGTTTACAACTGCCACCAAGAAGGTAATGTTTTAATTTGTCCGATTCAAGAACAGAGGGCAGTAGATTTAGCAATCAATTTAGCAGATGTTGCCTTACCAATAATTGAAGGTACTAGTTGTTTACTTCCCTTCCCCAAGCATAAGCGTGAGTGTCAAGATGATGATACACCACAGATTTATGTAGCTTGTTTATCTGCATACAACAATGGCTTTTTACACGGAATGTGGATAGACTGTACACAAGATGCGTCAGACATTCAAGAAGACATTGAATGGATGTTATCTTGGTCGCCCTGTCGTAATTATGAAGCCTGTGAAGAGTTTGCAATTCATGATTTTCAAAACTGGTATGGTATTCATCTGAGTGAATACGAAAGTATAGAAAAACTAGCCGAACTAGCCCAAATTTTATCAGAGTATGGTGCAGCCTATGCAGCTTATTATGAATATGACAGTAGTGAGGCTAGCGTAGAGGATTTTCAAGAACATTATTGGGGCGAGTACGAAAGCGAAGAAGACTTTGTATATGACCAACTCGAACAACAAGGATTGATTAAAAATCTAGAAGACATGGGTATTTCTAGCTTCTACCTCAATTGGTCAGCAATAGCTCGTGATTGGTTTATTGACTCCTACTACTCAGTAGAAGAAAGTTACAACAAAGTCTACGTTTTTAGCCGTCACTAA
- a CDS encoding FAD linked oxidase domain protein: MTILLNETLGKLKTNVRGHVVLPEDPPYDEVREIWNAMIDRRPAAIVQCATADDVAHTILFARENGLEISIRGAGHNIAGNALCDRGVTIDLSTMKNVRVDPQKRRAYVEPGATLADFDKVAQMHGLATPVGINSTTGIAGLTLGGGFGWLTRKYGMTIDNLVSAAVVTADGNQIRTSETENPDLFWAIRGGGGNFGVVTEFEFALHPVGPEILAGLIVFPFSQAKQVLTQYRKFAQSAPEELNVWVVLRKAPPLPFLPEHVHGKEVIVLAVFYAGDIAEGEKLIEPLRSFGDAYGEHIGPQPYVVWQQAFDPLLTKGARNYWKSHNFIELQDGALDAIAQFAGKLPSQACEIFIALIAGASNRISADATAYYHRDAKFVLNVHGRWDDPAQDRICIAWAREFFQVSAPYASAGAYVNFMTEEEGDRVAAAYGANYERLLQIKRRYDPENIFHLNQNIKP, encoded by the coding sequence ATGACAATATTGTTGAATGAGACGCTTGGGAAACTGAAGACCAATGTAAGGGGTCATGTGGTGCTTCCTGAAGATCCGCCTTATGACGAAGTTCGGGAAATTTGGAATGCGATGATCGATCGGCGACCTGCTGCGATCGTCCAGTGTGCAACAGCCGATGATGTTGCTCATACAATCTTGTTTGCGCGAGAAAACGGACTGGAAATATCAATCAGGGGTGCTGGACATAATATTGCGGGGAATGCTTTGTGCGATCGCGGCGTGACGATCGATCTTTCAACCATGAAGAATGTCCGTGTCGATCCTCAAAAGCGGCGTGCCTATGTCGAACCAGGTGCGACGCTGGCTGATTTCGATAAAGTGGCACAGATGCATGGGTTAGCAACTCCAGTGGGAATTAATTCAACAACTGGTATAGCCGGTCTTACTCTCGGTGGTGGTTTTGGTTGGTTGACTCGTAAGTATGGCATGACGATTGATAATCTTGTTTCTGCGGCAGTAGTCACAGCAGACGGAAATCAAATCCGAACCAGCGAAACCGAAAACCCTGACCTTTTCTGGGCGATTCGCGGTGGCGGCGGTAACTTTGGTGTAGTCACTGAGTTTGAATTCGCTCTCCATCCTGTGGGCCCTGAAATATTGGCTGGGTTAATCGTTTTTCCGTTTAGTCAGGCTAAACAGGTGCTAACACAATATCGGAAATTTGCTCAATCGGCTCCTGAGGAACTGAATGTATGGGTGGTACTCCGCAAGGCTCCGCCACTACCTTTTCTACCCGAACACGTGCATGGTAAAGAAGTAATCGTGCTAGCTGTCTTTTATGCAGGTGACATTGCAGAAGGTGAGAAGCTGATTGAACCTCTACGCAGTTTTGGCGATGCCTATGGCGAACACATCGGCCCTCAACCCTATGTAGTATGGCAGCAAGCATTTGATCCCTTGCTGACAAAGGGTGCTAGGAACTACTGGAAATCTCATAATTTCATAGAATTACAGGATGGGGCGCTGGATGCGATCGCCCAATTCGCAGGCAAATTACCCTCACAAGCGTGCGAAATCTTCATAGCATTGATTGCCGGGGCATCCAACCGAATTTCAGCAGATGCTACAGCATATTATCATCGAGATGCAAAGTTTGTGCTGAACGTGCATGGACGATGGGACGATCCCGCGCAGGATCGAATATGCATTGCGTGGGCACGGGAGTTTTTCCAAGTTTCTGCACCTTATGCATCTGCTGGTGCCTATGTAAACTTCATGACCGAAGAGGAAGGCGATCGCGTCGCCGCCGCTTACGGAGCCAACTACGAGCGCTTGTTACAGATTAAGAGGCGCTACGATCCTGAAAACATTTTTCATCTCAACCAGAATATCAAACCCTGA
- a CDS encoding integrase family protein produces the protein MGKLVFMTHTAPPKKVTNLEKRTREYLLPHEVEAMIKAASSTGRHGHRDSTLILLAYRHALRVSELVALRWEQVDFSSGTIHINRLKHGISSTHPLRARELRWLRQLQREYPHSPYLFVSERGTPMAVATAFNIISRAGTLAGLGLSVHPHMLRHACGFYLASVGHDTRAIQAYLGHKNIQHTIRYTELSSDRFKNFWLD, from the coding sequence ATGGGCAAGTTGGTTTTTATGACTCATACTGCTCCACCCAAAAAAGTCACAAACCTAGAGAAACGCACACGAGAATATCTGCTACCCCACGAAGTCGAAGCCATGATTAAAGCAGCTTCATCAACAGGGCGGCATGGTCACAGAGATTCGACTTTAATTTTACTGGCTTATCGTCACGCTCTACGTGTATCAGAATTAGTAGCACTGCGATGGGAGCAGGTAGATTTTTCTAGTGGCACAATTCATATCAATCGACTCAAGCATGGTATTAGTTCAACGCATCCTTTACGTGCTAGAGAGTTAAGGTGGCTACGACAACTACAACGAGAATATCCTCACTCCCCTTATTTGTTTGTTTCTGAGCGTGGTACTCCGATGGCTGTTGCCACAGCTTTTAATATTATTAGTCGTGCTGGCACTCTTGCTGGGTTAGGGTTATCCGTGCATCCGCATATGTTACGTCATGCCTGTGGGTTTTATCTGGCATCTGTTGGTCATGACACTAGAGCTATTCAGGCTTATCTGGGACACAAGAATATTCAACACACTATTCGCTACACAGAATTATCGAGCGATCGCTTCAAAAATTTCTGGCTCGACTGA